The Rhinolophus ferrumequinum isolate MPI-CBG mRhiFer1 chromosome 4, mRhiFer1_v1.p, whole genome shotgun sequence genome has a window encoding:
- the ABHD13 gene encoding protein ABHD13 has product MEKSWMLWNFVERWLIALASWSWALCRISLLPLIVTFHLYGGIILLLLIFISIAGILYKFQDVLLYFPEQPSSSRLYVPMPTGIPHENIFIRTKDGVRLNLILIRYTGDNSPYSPTIIYFHGNAGNIGHRLPNALLMLVNLKVNLLLVDYRGYGKSEGEASEEGLYLDSEAVLDYVMTRPDLDKTKIFLFGRSLGGAVAIHLASENSHRISAIMVENTFLSIPHMASTLFSFFPMRYLPLWCYKNKFLSYRKISQCRMPSLFISGLSDQLIPPVMMKQLYELSPSRTKRLAIFPDGTHNDTWQCQGYFTALEQFIKEVIKSHSPEEMAKTSSNVTII; this is encoded by the coding sequence ATGGAAAAGTCTTGGATGCTGTGGAACTTTGTTGAAAGATGGCTAATAGCCTTAGCCTCGTGGTCTTGGGCTCTCTGCCGTATTTCTCTTTTACCTTTAATAGTGACTTTTCATCTATACGGAGGCATTATCTTACTTTTGTTAATATTCATATCAATAGCGGGTATTCTGTATAAATTCCAGGATGTATTGCTTTATTTCCCAGAACAGCCATCTTCTTCACGTCTTTATGTTCCCATGCCCACTGGTATTccacatgaaaacattttcatcagaaCCAAAGATGGAGTGCGTCTAAATCTTATTTTGATAAGATACACTGGAGACAATTCACCCTATTCCCcgactataatttattttcatgggAATGCAGGCAACATAGGTCACAGGTTACCAAATGCATTGCTTATGTTGGTGAACCTCAAAGTTAATCTTCTGCTTGTTGATTATCGAGGATATGGAAAAAGCGAAGGAGAAGCAAGTGAAGAAGGACTCTATTTAGATTCTGAAGCTGTGCTAGACTATGTGATGACTAGACCTGACcttgacaaaacaaaaatttttctttttggccgTTCTTTGGGAGGAGCAGTGGCTATTCATTTGGCTTCTGAAAATTCACATAGGATTTCAGCCATTATGGTGGAGAACACATTTTTAAGCATACCGCATATGGCCAgcactttattttcattctttccaatGCGTTATCTTCCTTTATGGtgctacaaaaataaatttttgtccTACAGAAAAATCTCTCAGTGCAGAATGCCTTCTCTTTTCATCTCTGGACTCTCTGACCAATTAATTCCACCAGTAATGATGAAGCAACTTTATGAACTTTCCCCATCTCGGACTAAGAGATTAGCCATTTTTCCTGATGGAACTCATAATGATACATGGCAATGCCAGGGTTACTTCACTGCGCTTGAACAGTTCAtcaaagaagtaataaaaagTCATTCTCCTGAAGAAATGGCAAAAACTTCATCTAATGtaacaattatataa